The nucleotide window TGATATTTACAAGGATCGGTGGCAGATTGAGCTGTTTTTCAAGTGGATCAAACAGAATCTGAGGATCAAATCCTTTTTGGGCAATAGCCGAAACGCCGTTCTAACCCAAATTTGGACGGCCATGATCTCGATGCTGATCCTGGCCTATTACAAATGGCGGGCAAAGATAGGAGCAACTCTAACTGAGATGCTCAAACTCCTACAACTTACGCTCATGGAGCGGAGAAATCTCTACGAACTCTTTGAACCGCCAGATCCAGGGGATACACCTATTACTCAGAACCAATTACCCTTGAATTTCAGTATCTTTTAACCGGACAGTAGTGCCCCAACTTTGTTTCTTATAAAAAATATTGTAAATGTCTCCAGTAGTCTATATTTTATCATGAAACAGGGTCCAATACAAGAAAGGCAAGCCCAATAGGAGCAATTACCCTCCCTAACCCGAAACCTTTTTTTTATTCACATAAACTTTTTGCGGAAGTCCTTGATTAATCCACTAACCACCAACTTCGCGGAGTAATGGTTCCCCAAGGCTATTCGGCCAGGCTCGGTTTCAATTGGACTCTTTCCCGCCAGGGCTTTTGGTGTTGATAAAATTCCAGGCGTTGTTCCATGTCGGCGCCGCCGGTTTGATCGCCGGCCCTGACTTTCTCCAGGGCGCGCTGCTGGACGGCGATGGCTTGTTGGAAGTCGCCGGTCTCGGCCAGGGCCGCTGCGAGGGTTTCCAGGTATGAGGCGGGCTTCTTTTTATTCACTAGGCCTTGGGCGATTTCCAGAGCCCGGGCGCCGTCCCGCACCTGATCGTCAAAGCTGACGGAAAGAACCCAGGCCAGCAGCCTGGAAGGCTCCTCCATGTCGGGTTTGCAGTCCAGATACTGCGACAACCAATCCACGGTCTTGAGGTCGTCGCCCATATAGCGAGCCGCGTATGCAGCCTGCAAATAAGCCCCGCACAAATCCGGATTGTATTGCACGGCTTTTTCCAAATCCCGGACCGCGGCCCGGTATTGCCGCAGTTGCATGTGCGCCTTGCCCCTTTCCATATAGGCCAGGGCGTATTCCGGATTGAGTTGAACGGCCTTGTCCAATTGCCTGATCGCGGCCTCCGGCATTTTCAGCAAGCCGTATGCGGTTCCCGTAAAATAAAGCACCAGGGGGCTGTCCGATTTCAGCGCCACGGCCTTTTCACTGTCGCTGACGCCTTCCGCCTTTTTTCCCAGGCGGGCGTTGATTACGGCTCTCCAGGCGTAGGCCATCACATGATTTTCGTTGACTTCAATGACCTTGGAAAAGTGTTCATAGGCCTTTTGGTTGGCTAAACTCTGGGCGTAGTTAACGCCAAGCCTGAAATGCCCTTGCACGGATTGAGGATTTAACTCCACGGCTTTAAGATAGTCTTCCAGGGCCTTTGGCTTTTGCCCCATGATCTCGTAAATGTTCCCTCTTTCAAAATACAGGGAGTCTTTTCCCGGAAACAGGGCGATGGCTTCGTCGGCGTTTTTCAGAGCCAGGTCATAATCGCCCTTCAAGCGGGCCGCATGGGCCTGCCCCAGGTATAGCGCCGGTTCATTGGGGGTGATTTCCAGGGCCTTTGTGTAACTCTCATACGCCTTTTCCGGCTCGTTCCTTTGCGTGTATATGGAGCCCAGGTAGTAATAGCCCAAAGCCTTGTCAGGGTCGTCCGCCACAACCTTTTGGGCGTCCGCCAGGGCCTTGTCATACTCCCCTGCCGCAGCGTAGGCCAAGGCTCTTCTGCCCAGAGCCTGATTGGAACCGGGGTCAAGGACCATGGCCTTGGTATACTGCTCCACGGCCGCATAATGGTCTCCCTCTTTGGAGTAGATCAACCCCATGGTCAGGTAGGGCTCCGCGCTTTGGGGGTCGCTTTTTGCGGCGTTAAGGCAGGTTTGAATCCCCTTTTCGGGATATCCCGCGTCGGCCTGAGCCTTGCCCATGAGGCACATGAGCGCTGCGTTATCCGGTTCAATTTCCAAAGCCTTCAGGTAGTACACCAAAGCCTGACCGTAATTCCCCTGCTGGCTGCAAAACCCGGCGATCTCCCGGTAGGGCCAGGCCTGATCAGGCAGCAAGGCGATCGCAGCGTCAAAATCCGCCCGGGCTTTTTCATAATCGCCCAAGGCGGCGTAGCTTTTCGCACGCTGGACGTAAGCCGCCGGAAAGCGGGCGATCATGTTAATGGCTTGGGTAAAATCCTGGACGGCCTGCTCGT belongs to Desulfatibacillum aliphaticivorans DSM 15576 and includes:
- a CDS encoding IS4 family transposase, encoding DIYKDRWQIELFFKWIKQNLRIKSFLGNSRNAVLTQIWTAMISMLILAYYKWRAKIGATLTEMLKLLQLTLMERRNLYELFEPPDPGDTPITQNQLPLNFSIF
- a CDS encoding tetratricopeptide repeat protein, which produces MKASLAITAGFILAALLNAGCIPKDKMLAQAYSDSARVALQDPATMDQAIEDLSAAAKLSPDNAVLLFQRGGAYARTGDHEQAVQDFTQAINMIARFPAAYVQRAKSYAALGDYEKARADFDAAIALLPDQAWPYREIAGFCSQQGNYGQALVYYLKALEIEPDNAALMCLMGKAQADAGYPEKGIQTCLNAAKSDPQSAEPYLTMGLIYSKEGDHYAAVEQYTKAMVLDPGSNQALGRRALAYAAAGEYDKALADAQKVVADDPDKALGYYYLGSIYTQRNEPEKAYESYTKALEITPNEPALYLGQAHAARLKGDYDLALKNADEAIALFPGKDSLYFERGNIYEIMGQKPKALEDYLKAVELNPQSVQGHFRLGVNYAQSLANQKAYEHFSKVIEVNENHVMAYAWRAVINARLGKKAEGVSDSEKAVALKSDSPLVLYFTGTAYGLLKMPEAAIRQLDKAVQLNPEYALAYMERGKAHMQLRQYRAAVRDLEKAVQYNPDLCGAYLQAAYAARYMGDDLKTVDWLSQYLDCKPDMEEPSRLLAWVLSVSFDDQVRDGARALEIAQGLVNKKKPASYLETLAAALAETGDFQQAIAVQQRALEKVRAGDQTGGADMEQRLEFYQHQKPWRERVQLKPSLAE